From Trichoderma atroviride chromosome 1, complete sequence, one genomic window encodes:
- a CDS encoding uncharacterized protein (EggNog:ENOG41), which yields MADPLLTSLCAICHTSVPQYKCPRCNIRTCSLACVKKHKSWSQCSGERDQAAYVPKSRLATAAGVDHDYNFLHSIEMASERAERVLVEDKGIVQKDELRPLTVEEVRWQVGRDGRKRKVLVTRLMRRSKERAVDKLLANKLRNLGTEVVSLPQGMTRQKENLTTVNRRSGRINWQAEWFTFEKAKETDGGDDANEVNKIRTLSKLSDDVPLYKGYSALLETQAKTQGKVQKRAFRGIAQNPWDSHWHMASDCLQDPQTASWISIRTASIDAWPRDDESLRRQFQYFLGSSKKRSDRRVTLAPIQPEECLRNILSNTKVIEFPAIYVLEEGEALPAGYVLGSKDPASLSHEEEQWPGAKRKGGPQQWKRPERPAKRRRPGDGDGLEEGELGGDGGSDEENGGKAKDGAEAGDVIAEQILGEDEDDDTTSSDESTSSSGSDSE from the coding sequence ATGGCGGATCCTCTGCTTACTTCTCTTTGCGCTATTTGCCATACATCAGTTCCTCAATACAAATGTCCCCGCTGCAACATCCGTACCTGTTCCCTAGCCTGCGTCAAGAAGCACAAATCTTGGTCGCAATGCAGCGGCGAACGCGACCAGGCGGCCTACGTCCCCAAATCCAGGCTGGCGACCGCTGCGGGCGTTGACCACGACTACAACTTCCTGCACAGCATTGAGATGGCATCCGAGCGCGCGGAGAGAGTCCTCGTAGAGGACAAGGGCATCGTACAAAAGGACGAATTGCGACCGCTGACGGTGGAGGAAGTGAGGTGGCAAGTCGGCCGAGACGGcaggaagagaaaagttTTGGTGACGAGGCTCATGAGAAGATCAAAGGAGAGAGCAGTGGATAAGCTCCTTGCGAACAAATTGAGAAACTTGGGAACAGAAGTCGTGTCTTTGCCTCAGGGCATGACGAGGCAGAAGGAAAACCTCACGACGGTGAATAGGAGATCCGGTCGCATTAATTGGCAAGCAGAGTGGTTCACTTTCGAGAAGGCGAAGGAGAccgatggcggcgacgatgcgAACGAAGTGAATAAGATACGGACGCTTTCGAAGCTGTCAGACGATGTGCCGCTGTACAAAGGATATAGTGCGTTGCTGGAAACCCAGGCAAAGACGCAGGGCAAAGTGCAGAAGAGAGCCTTTAGGGGAATTGCTCAGAATCCGTGGGATTCTCATTGGCATATGGCGAGCGATTGTCTGCAGGATCCGCAGACGGCCAGTTGGATATCCATTCGGACGGCGTCAATTGATGCGTGGCCGCGAGACGATGAGTCGCTGCGACGGCAGTTTCAGTATTTTCTCGGCAGTTCGAAAAAGCGATCCGATCGAAGGGTCACATTGGCACCCATTCAACCCGAAGAATGTCTTCGAAATATTCTTTCAAACACAAAAGTCATCGAATTCCCGGCAATATACGTCctagaagaaggggaagctTTGCCGGCTGGATATGTGCTTGGGTCCAAAGACCCGGCTAGCCTTTCACATGAAGAGGAGCAATGGCCAGGTGCAAAACGCAAGGGCGGGCCACAACAATGGAAGAGGCCAGAGCGACctgcgaagagaagaagaccagGTGATGGAGACGGCCTGGAAGAAGGCGAGCTTGGGGGTGATGGAGGCTCGGATGAAGAAAACGGCGGCAAGGCCAAAGATGGGGCTGAAGCTGGCGATGTGATTGCCGAGCAAATCTtgggcgaggatgaggacgatgacACGACAAGTAGTGATGAGTCCACGAGCAGCTCAGGCTCTGACAGTGAAtaa
- a CDS encoding uncharacterized protein (BUSCO:EOG092D0HLF) gives MDDAPVPKLSDLLRHPDDLDKIPALKLELSRKKSAVDGQLRNGLREQLETTQSGMTGLSDGQKAVQQIKEEMMKIDKLCSESQTMIKDFASINLVSQAHRNFGAVEAMRRNLETFNERLVVVEGMLRDDDEDRENMPNLLPCHYELTQLRNIRDDAMEQIQRADDTSLESTLEDYFTRLDDTIDWFDEHVGLLAMNLINLVVSDNNGLVVRFAVVMEAEEKSDQRVMALQEALKDHEEMAARFQGITDGARKVRGYKDKFMQAIKLSAEQQFQQAREDFLDDADSLEATMKWFFNDLNAVKIGMTPLMPKKWRIAKTYADIYHVLMHDFLIGMVDDPEASSAHTLSIISFPEKYYKKMSKIGFKQEDLVPHVIDNREAELVRDFRQLIIKFLDEWIDRIFAQEKRDFAERNIEGSNLDQDEYGYFRTKNLVALWRMLREQVEAAINSQRTDVVEGVIDAMFLRLRSRQQSWQRMLEDEAVRYETAMSDLEGFQALQDWLVATANDQIGVIDDNEEENRLGYLSSFRLQFERNVSPQYLERADQELNALRDGYVDFSTWCIHKFAHLVFAVDFVGVMPDFFTPKWYSNTAMKQMVVTFEEYVGEYRQALHHSLLDIFIEIFADELLVRYLSAVRNKGAKFRRSDPFRDKLFNDIATAFEYFSNLASPEVAMSIKDTWRVTEPFLGLLSVDKDSVADEFAAFKSAYWDLQISWVEAVLRSRDDFERSMLNAVKARAAQMDIVRGPETVMAKIK, from the coding sequence ATGGATGACGCCCCGGTTCCCAAATTGTCGGATCTGCTACGGCACCCGGACGATTTGGACAAGATACCCGCGCTGAAGCTCGAGCTTTCGCGCAAGAAGAGCGCCGTCGATGGGCAGCTTCGCAACGGGCTGCGGGAGCAGCTCGAGACGACACAATCCGGCATGACGGGCCTCAGCGACGGCCAGAAGGCGGTGCAGCAGAtcaaggaggagatgatgaagattgaCAAGCTGTGCTCCGAGTCGCAGACCATGATCAAGGACTTTGCCAGCATCAACCTGGTGTCGCAGGCGCACCGCAACTTTGGCGCCGTCGAGGCCATGAGACGCAACCTCGAGACGTTTAACGAACGCTTGGTCGTGGTGGAGGGGATGCTGAgggatgacgacgaagataGAGAGAACATGCCGAACCTGCTGCCGTGCCACTACGAGCTGACGCAGCTGCGAAATATACGAGACGATGCCATGGAGCAGATACAGAGGGCCGACGACACCAGCTTGGAGTCGACGCTGGAGGACTATTTTACAAGGCTGGACGATACCATCGACTGGTTTGACGAGCACGTTGGACTGCTGGCTATGAACCTCATCAACCTCGTTGTTAGCGACAACAACGGCCTGGTGGTTCGCTTTGCCGTCGTCATGgaggcggaagagaagagtgaTCAGCGCGTCATGGCGCTGCAGGAAGCACTCAAGGACCACGAGGAAATGGCGGCACGATTCCAGGGTATCACGGACGGTGCCAGAAAGGTCCGCGGCTACAAGGACAAATTCATGCAAGCCATCAAGCTCAGCGCCGAGCAGCAGTTTCAACAGGCTCGGGAGGACTTtcttgacgatgccgatAGCTTAGAGGCCACAATGAAGTGGTTCTTCAACGACCTTAATGCCGTAAAGATTGGTATGACGCCGCTCATGCCGAAGAAGTGGCGGATCGCAAAGACATATGCGGACATATATCACGTTTTGATGCACGATTTCCTGATTGGCATGGTGGACGATCCGGAAGCTAGCTCGGCACATACCctctccatcatcagctTCCCTGAGAAGTACTACAAGAAGATGTCCAAGATAGGCTTCAAGCAAGAAGATCTAGTACCACACGTTATTGACAATCGCGAAGCAGAGCTTGTTCGTGACTTCCGGCAGCTCATTATCAAATTCCTCGACGAATGGATCGACCGCATCTTTGCACAGGAGAAACGCGACTTTGCCGAACGCAACATCGAAGGCTCTAATTTGGACCAGGATGAGTATGGCTATTTCCGGACCAAGAACCTCGTGGCCTTGTGGAGGATGTTGCGCGAGCAGGTCGAGGCGGCCATCAACTCGCAGCGTACAGACGTGGTCGAAGGTGTCATCGACGCCATGTTCCTCCGGCTGCGAAGCCGCCAGCAGTCGTGGCAGCGCATGTTGGAAGACGAGGCTGTGCGGTACGAGACTGCCATGTCCGATCTGGAAGGCTTCCAGGCCCTGCAGGATTGGCTCGTGGCCACGGCCAACGACCAGATTGGCGTCATCGACGACAATGAAGAGGAGAACCGCCTCGGATACTTGTCGAGCTTCCGCCTCCAGTTTGAGAGAAACGTCAGCCCGCAGTATCTCGAGCGTGCCGACCAGGAGCTCAACGCCCTCCGCGACGGCTACGTCGACTTTAGCACCTGGTGCATCCACAAGTTTGCGCACCTCGTCTTCGCCGTCGACTTCGTGGGCGTCATGCCAGACTTCTTCACGCCAAAGTGGTATTCCAACACCGCCATGAAGCAAATGGTCGTCACGTTTGAGGAATACGTCGGCGAGTACCGCCAGGCCCTGCACCACTCCCTcctcgacatcttcatcgaGATCTTTGCAGACGAGCTCCTCGTGCGCTACCTATCCGCCGTGCGCAACAAAGGCGCCAAGTTCCGTCGATCCGATCCCTTCCGCGACAAGCTCTTCAACGACATCGCCACTGCCTTTGAGTATTTTTCCAACCTGGCCAGCCCCGAGGTCGCCATGTCCATCAAGGACACGTGGCGCGTCACCGAACCGTTCTTGGGCTTGCTGTCTGTGGATAAAGACTCGGTGGCGGATGAGTTTGCGGCTTTCAAGTCTGCGTACTGGGATCTGCAGATTAGCTGGGTCGAGGCCGTGCTGCGGTCCAGAGACGATTTTGAGAGGAGCATGCTGAATGCTGTCAAGGCGAGGGCGGCGCAGATGGATATTGTGAGGGGACCGGAGACGgtgatggccaagatcaaataa
- a CDS encoding uncharacterized protein (EggNog:ENOG41~TransMembrane:4 (i95-118o130-148i160-178o184-207i)), with the protein MEKSSPPPSNIHVFAHDDPADIERNIQQLEPKENLLDVSDLGLINSERSSSRDAEERPEPLSKILTNVSSVFRPVDITSDPGPPPDGGKRAWAQVIAGHMIVLNTWGYISSFGVFQTFYTSMLDRSPSDISWIGSVQIFLLFFIGVLAGRISDAGYFNQLVILGFILQMIGIFTTSAATQYWQIFLAQGICMGLGNGCLFCPSLAVVSTYFSKRRALAIGIISSGTGVGGFSISKHRPPVAAVDWIRLDRQDDWIRPACDTGGGASCAETACPASKVWPLV; encoded by the exons ATGGAGAAGTCTTCTCCGCCTCCCAGtaacatacatgtatttgcACATGACGACCCCGCCGATATCGAACGCAACATTCAGCAATTAGAGCCAAAAGAGAATCTGCTAGATGTATCCGACCTAGGATTGATCAACAGCGAAAGATCCAGCTCCCGCGACGCAGAGGAAAGGCCGGAGCCGCTCTCTAAAATCCTCACCAATGTTTCCAGTGTCTTCAGACCTGTAGACATAACTTCGGACCCGGGGCCGCCTCCTGATGGCGGGAAACGAGCTTGGGCACAGG TCATCGCCGGCCACATGATTGTTCTCAATACATGGGGCTACATCAGCTCATTCGGCGTATTTCAGACCTTTTACACCAGCATGCTGGATCGTTCGCCATCCGACATTTCTTGGATCGGTTCAGTCCAGATATTCCTACTCTTCTTTATCGGCGTCCTCGCCGGTAGAATCTCGGACGCGGGCTACTTTAACCAATTGGTGATACTGGGTTTTATCCTGCAGATGATTGGCATCTTCACCACTTCCGCGGCGACGCAGTACTGGCAGATCTTCCTGGCCCAAGGCATCTGCATGGGATTGGGCAATGGCTGCCTATTCTGCCCCAGCTTGGCCGTCGTCTCGACCTACTTTAGCAAGCGGCGGGCGCTCGCGATAGGCATCATCTCCAGTGGCACGGGAGTAGGGGGGTTTAGTATTTCCAAGCATCGCCCGCCAGTTGCTGCCGTCGATTGGATTCGGCTGGACCGTCAGGACGATTGGATTCGTCCAGCTTGTGACACTGGGGGCGGCGCTTCTTGCGCTGAAACCGCGTGTCCCGCCTCGAAAGTCTGGCCCCTTGTTTGA
- a CDS encoding uncharacterized protein (EggNog:ENOG41~TransMembrane:3 (o6-31i43-67o73-95i)), producing MAVKNVAGLYVWIAFYGTFAGGVQSLVPAGLSSLTIDLQKAGVRLGMMFTVMSFAALTGPPIAGQIISAAHGAYFGAEIFAGISLLIGSAFFIAAKWAKCRRIEGSSIWTTRV from the coding sequence ATGGCCGTCAAAAATGTCGCGGGACTCTACGTCTGGATTGCCTTCTACGGAACATTCGCCGGAGGTGTCCAAAGTCTGGTTCCTGCGGGACTGAGCAGTCTAACTATTGACCTTCAGAAAGCGGGCGTGCGATTGGGAATGATGTTCACAGTCATGAGTTTTGCCGCGTTGACGGGACCGCCGATTGCAGGCCAAATCATCTCTGCGGCCCATGGGGCGTACTTTGGTGCCGAAATATTTGCAGGCATATCCTTGCTGATAGGATCAGCGTTCTTTATTGCGGCCAAGTGGGCCAAATGTCGTCGAATAGAAGGGAGTTCAATTTGGACGACAAGAGTGTGA
- a CDS encoding uncharacterized protein (BUSCO:EOG092D04HM), whose amino-acid sequence MSAAADPSAPNLNLSPEEKRIYGQFFRQADTDNVGVVTGEIAVKFFEKTRLDSRILGEIWQIADKENRGFLTPAGFGVVLRLIGHAQAGREPTPELALQQGPIPRFEGIWPATSPSQTPIQPQVSGGLRVPPLTPDKVAQYAALFERQNLQANMLPGEQARSIFDKSGLPNEMLGRIWGLADTEQRGALALPEFVIAMHLLTSVKTGVLRALPNVLPAGLYEAATRSAAAPRQSPSNTGGISAIPRQLSGSAQQQRTGSPLNRPPIVAAQATGAPSNNDWAITPADKARFDQIYLDFDKTNKGYITGEEAVPFLSQSNLPEDTLAQIWDLADFGSQGRLSRDGFAVAMYLIRQQRSNRSIPLPATLPTALIPPHLRTQSRPATAVSSAFDVTPAPTQTAPAPAPAPPAPKSALDDLFGLDSSTPSPAPAPVPAAAPAQTTMSTGGSNADPFAGGSSVLHAASSPAKPSSPVGTTFRPFVPSSSFGRGLSVHPGTEQARPHTASAAEDLLGDTDEANKNISDETTELANLSNQIGSLTKQTQEVQTKRNTTQHELSQTNSQKQNFEQRLAQLRQLYEKEAQDTHALEEKLRHSRADTKKLQGECMTLEGQLRDIQTQHQQVSAALHADQQENASLRERIRVANAEIAELKPQIEKLKLDARQQKGLVAINKKQLSTTEGERDKLKGEADSLAKSAEDISRQIETGSPVSTSAQMASPALSASSANNPFFKRSASTDIMGVFGPPPPSRAFSDRSFDDLFGPAGPVSSSGTPPPVAAFKQQNTGQSSVSVGSFSNYSGPTPNVSRVPTLSAEPPAPPESRQISSSFLPFPEPNESLSSSRQVSPPTSARAEGSAGGSFPFGGVTPGAAEAKAPAAAEEEEKHDSANATPIPAAHGDISQMPAEGEAQERTGSFDNTDHAKAKADFDNAFAAFTSAKAPGSTDNSAATKPQNAFDSEFPPISELEREIDESDSERGFDDDFAPASPENKAKEKQVAPEPTPESNQPAAEAADTTAPLSQPQELTASHAESETKSPELASSPATITNNHLTTSQISDADDIFGSTTLPATSQGSAAKGAFDDLDDDFEGLEDAKEGSADDDFANISRSGLDDYNPMFDSSPPASQAKSESTAFGNESSFDFISSNSATSAPGQSSNGQQKGAESHDWDAIFSGLDSPTAAAAQPVQSNNTGPAQEESGESRPPCTRPGPHRSGRAR is encoded by the exons ATGTCGGCGGCCGCTGATCCGA GCGCGCCGAACCTCAATCTCTCACCCGAAGAGAAGCGCATCTATGGCCAGTTCTTCCGCCAGGCCGACACCGATAATGTGGGCGTAGTTACCGGCGAGATAGCCGTCAAGTTCTTTGAAAAGACACGACTGGATTCGCGCATCCTAGGAGAG ATATGGCAGATCGCCGACAAGGAGAACCGCGGCTTCCTCACTCCCGCTGGGTTCGGCGTTGTCCTTCGCCTCATTGGCCATGCCCAGGCTGGACGAGAGCCCACGCCAGAGCTGGCTCTTCAGCAAGGCCCGATTCCCCGCTTCGAAGGCATCTGGCCGGCCACTTCCCCATCGCAGACGCCCATCCAGCCCCAAGTCTCTGGCGGCCTTCGAGTTCCTCCCCTGACTCCTGACAAGGTTGCCCAGTATGCGGCCTTGTTTGAGCGTCAAAACTTGCAGGCGAACATGCTGCCGGGCGAGCAAGCCAGATCCATCTTTGACAAGTCCGGTCTTCCCAACGAGATGCTCGGTAGGATATGGGGACTGGCCGATACCGAACAGCGCGGTGCACTAGCCCTGCCCGAATTCGTCATCGCTATGCATCTCCTTACGTCCGTCAAGACTGGTGTCCTTCGCGCACTGCCGAATGTTCTGCCTGCCGGCCTGTATGAAGCGGCCAcgcgcagcgcagcagctcctcgacAGTCTCCAAGCAACACCGGCGGCATCTCTGCCATCCCAAGACAGCTGAGTGGTtctgcccagcagcagaggaCAGGCAGCCCGCTCAACCGTCCTCCGATTGTCGCCGCTCAAGCAACCGGCGCTCCTTCAAACAACGACTGGGCGATTACTCCGGCCGACAAGGCAAGATTTGACCAGATCTACCTCGATTTCGACAAGACGAACAAGGGATACATCACAGGCGAGGAGGCTGTGCCTTTCCTCAGCCAGTCTAACCTCCCCGAGGACACCCTCGCTCAGATTTGGGATCTGGCCGACTTTGGTTCTCAGGGACGATTGTCCCGCGATGGGTTTGCCGTTGCCATGTACTTGATCCGCCAGCAACGTAGCAATCGGTCAATTCCTCTGCCCGCCACTCTGCCTACGGCCCTCATCCCGCCACACTTGCGAACCCAGAGCCGTCCTGCGACCGCGGTTTCGTCAGCCTTTGATGTAACTCCGGCTCCCACTCAAACTGCGCCAGCCCCGGCCCCGGCTCCACCAGCACCCAAGTCTGCTCTTGACGATTTGTTTGGCCTCGATTCCTCAACCCCTAGCCCGGCACCGGCACCAGTACCGGCAGCCGCCCCGGCGCAGACAACAATGTCTACAGGAGGATCAAATGCCGATCCGTTTgctggtggcagcagcgttCTTCACGCTGCATCCTCGCCTGCTAAGCCTTCATCCCCCGTAGGCACGACGTTTAGACCGTTTGTaccatcttcctcctttGGCCGTGGCTTGTCCGTGCACCCTGGAACCGAGCAGGCGCGACCACACACTGCTTCTGCCGCAGAGGACCTCCTCGGTGACACTGATGAGGCAAACAAGAACATCTCTGACGAGACGACTGAGCTTGCCAACCTATCAAATCAGATTGGTTCTCTGACCAAGCAGACGCAAGAAGTTCAGACTAAGAGAAATACGACTCAGCATGAGCTGAGCCAGACTAACTCTCAAAAGCAAAACTTTGAACAGCGATTGGCACAGCTGCGACAACTATATGAAAAAGAGGCTCAAGATACACATGCCctcgaggagaagctgagacACTCGCGAGCCGATACTAAGAAATTGCAGGGAGAATGCATGACTCTGGAAGGACAGCTGCGAGATATTCAGACTCAGCATCAGCAGGTTTCGGCTGCTCTCCATGCTGACCAGCAGGAGAATGCCAGCTTGAGAGAGCGAATCCGCGTGGCCAATGCCGAAATCGCGGAACTCAAGCCCCAgattgagaagctcaagctAGACGCTAGACAGCAAAAGGGCCTCGTTGCGATTAACAAGAAGCAGTTATCTACTACAGAAGGAGAGcgcgacaagctcaagggTGAAGCCGACTCCCTGGCCAAGAGCGCCGAGGACATCTCTCGCCAGATAGAGACGGGCTCCCCCGTATCTACCTCCGCTCAGATGGCCAGCCCGGCACTTTCGGCATCCAGCGCTAACAACCCCTTCTTCAAACGCTCCGCCAGTACAGATATCATGGGCGTCTTTGGACCGCCACCCCCGAGCAGAGCCTTTTCCGACAGGTCCTTTGACGATTTGTTTGGCCCCGCCGGCCCTGTCAGCTCCAGCGGCACTCCCCCGCCAGTTGCAGCATTCAAACAGCAAAACACGGGGCAGTCATCAGTTAGTGTTGGATCTTTTTCTAATTACTCAGGGCCGACTCCCAATGTCAGCCGCGTTCCAACGCTGAGTGCTGAACCTCCTGCGCCGCCAGAGTCCCGACAAATAAgctcgagcttcttgccgtTCCCCGAGCCCAACGAGTCACTGTCTTCGTCACGACAAGTGTCTCCCCCTACCTCCGCACGTGCCGAGGGCTCGGCGGGCGGCTCATTTCCCTTCGGCGGTGTGACACCGGGCGctgcagaggccaaggctcctgcggctgctgaagaggaggagaagcatGATAGCGCCAACGCAACTCCTATTCCGGCCGCTCATGGTGATATCTCTCAGATGCCAGCGGAgggagaagctcaagaacGAACCGGCTCTTTTGACAATACTGACCATGCTAAGGCCAAGGCAGACTTTGACAATGCGTTTGCCGCCTTTACCTCAGCCAAAGCACCCGGCAGCACAGACAATAGCGCTGCTACAAAGCCTCAAAACGCATTCGACTCTGAATTCCCGCCTATTTCTGAACTTGAGCGAGAGATAGATGAGTCGGATAGCGAGAGGGGctttgacgacgactttgctCCCGCGTCCCCAGaaaacaaggccaaggagaagcaggttGCTCCGGAGCCAACTCCCGAGTCTAATCAACCAGCTGCCGAAGCCGCCGATACAACCGCTCCTTTATCTCAACCCCAAGAACTAACAGCCTCCCATGCCGAATCCGAAACTAAAAG CCCTGAACTAGCCTCTTCTCCCGCCACAATCACCAACAACCATTTGACTACCTCTCAGATctctgatgctgatgacATCTTTGGCTCAACCACCCTTCCAGCAACTAGCCAGGGCTCGGCCGCCAAGGGCGCCTTTGATGACCTCGACGATGATTTCGAGGGACTGGAAGATGCCAAGGAAGGCTCTGCAGATGATGACTTTGCCAACATCTCTCGCTCTGGACTGGATGACTACAACCCCATGTTTGACAGCAGCCCCCCAGCTAGCCAAGCCAAGAGCGAGTCCACGGCATTTGGCAATGAGAGCAGCTTTGActtcatctcatccaacTCAGCCACCAGCGCCCCCGGCCAGTCTAGCAATGGACAGCAGAAGGGAGCAGAATCCCATGATTGGGACGCCATCTTTTCCGGCCTGGACTCTCccactgccgccgccgcacaGCCTGTGCAGAGCAACAACACAGGTCCGGCGCAAGAAGAGTCTGGAGAGTCCCGCCCCCCCTGCACCAGGCCGGGCCCTCACAGAAGCGGGAGAGCACGATGA
- a CDS encoding uncharacterized protein (EggNog:ENOG41) gives MPSATNSPRPLPDSRTSPCGPFSTVCPSLTLLASLKLPSLPLVASFSSVITRPCSQSPLRLYDTACESSNGVVFTFRWCTRAIPRSSSKNPVLTSWVSPLNAGPSSQPPPTLWSSIWIATLSSHPAPPTALTAGQRNKFVSRLTQALNGDVTPSGVPQHLRSAYGGGKLVPAGQIIVMRGEVESIQDPEWWNQDSVMSVMDHVCEKMGRNSGIKAVFGGSVKKPLMTKVSMRHLNELVRERNQYSRDALEAWQDFINLKGRMDTELGKVTKRNNYLVEELESWKQQFLKFQAFAETLTKETQDLKVKIEGHKRENRRLASLIEQQKEDNGRLTTRLSGTEKQRDDALEALVLQQEIAEELERERKRNKKELSQLHHTNATITRQRDEARRVVLHLRSLIGGQSHHMEHLIQSLTKPEELIREVEDGYESDEVQGGADVHSLRPSRSSKRLSTSSLVDVADRHLKDKTDAIAHIVRNIADQCQAAVDGLQLAQDAESRASTRASRRLSSMSTAQSDDGEDARSTATSDAGEGSSRLQPRAGRPSSIPPTPDLIPNRSSTALSFASTATTPERASQQYSIRDEIPTKILEDDEEDFDDSRSDQIGVSHHHGVVSKQSQSLLHRSSGARISAFGNLR, from the coding sequence ATGCCCTCTGCTACCAATTCCCCTCGTCCCCTACCGGATTCCAGAACTTCGCCATGTGGCCCCTTTTCAACTGTTTGTCCATCCCTAACATTGTTGGCGTCATTGAAGCTGCCATCTCTCCCACTCGTCGCATCATTTTCGTCAGTCATTACCCGGCCATGCTCACAATCGCCTCTGAGACTGTACGATACTGCGTGCGAGTCTTCGAATGGAGTGGTCTTTACGTTCCGATGGTGCACGCGCGCCATACCAAGGAGCTCGTCCAAGAACCCGGTCCTTACATCTTGGGTGTCACCGCTGAATGCCGGTCCCTCTTCACAGCCCCCACCGACGCTTTGGTCGTCGATTTGGATCGCAACTTTGTCCTCACATCCAGCCCCCCCTACTGCCCTCACTGCTGGCCAGCGCAACAAGTTTGTTAGCCGTTTGACTCAGGCTCTAAATGGCGATGTTACGCCTTCTGGTGTTCCCCAGCATCTCCGTTCTGCCTATGGCGGTGGCAAGTTGGTGCCTGCCGGCCAGATCATTGTCATGCGCGGCGAGGTTGAGTCCATCCAGGACCCCGAGTGGTGGAACCAGGATTCTGTCATGTCTGTCATGGACCACGTGTGCGAGAAGATGGGTCGCAACTCTGGCATCAAGGCTGTCTTTGGAGGCTCAGTTAAGAAACCTCTCATGACCAAGGTGTCAATGAGGCATCTCAACGAACTCGTTCGCGAGAGAAACCAGTACTCTCGAGATGCTCTCGAGGCCTGGCAAGACTTCATCAATCTCAAAGGCCGTATGGACACTGAGCTCGGCAAGGTTACTAAGCGTAACAACTACCTTGTCGAAGAGCTTGAGAGCTGGAAGCAGCAGTTCCTCAAGTTCCAGGCCTTTGCTGAAACTCTCACCAAAGAAACTCAAGacctcaaggtcaagattgAAGGTCACAAGCGGGAGAATCGCCGTCTTGCATCTCTCATTGAGCAACAAAAGGAGGACAACGGCCGCCTCACCACTCGCCTCTCTGGCACAGAGAAGCAGCGTGATGATGCTCTCGAGGCCCTCGTTTTGCAGCAGGAGATTGCTGAAGAGCTCGAGCGTGAGCgcaagaggaacaagaaGGAGCTTTCTCAGCTTCACCACACCAACGCCACCATCACTCGCCAGCGTGACGAGGCTCGCCGCGTGGTTCTGCACCTACGCAGCTTGATTGGCGGCCAGAGCCACCACATGGAGCATCTCATTCAGTCCCTCACCAAGCCGGAGGAACTTATCCGCGAAGTCGAGGATGGCTACGAATCGGACGAGGTTCAGGGTGGTGCTGATGTGCACTCCCTGCGACcctctcgcagcagcaagcgGCTGTCTACATCCAGTCTGGTTGATGTGGCTGATCGCCACCTCAAAGATAAGACTGATGCTATCGCTCATATCGTTCGCAACATCGCGGACCAATGCCAAGCTGCCGTCGACGGCCTGCAGCTTGCCCAGGATGCCGAATCTCGAGCCAGCACTCGTGCTAGCCGACGACTGAGCAGCATGTCGACTGCTCAAAgtgatgatggtgaggaCGCCCGCTCCACCGCCACCTCGGACGCTGGCGAGGGGAGTTCTCGCTTACAACCGCGTGCCGGGAGGCCTAGCTCAATACCACCAACGCCGGATCTCATCCCCAACCGCAGTAGCACTGCACTATCGTTTGCGTCCACGGCCACAACGCCTGAGCGAGCCTCCCAACAGTACTCTATTCGAGACGAGATACCAACCAAGATTCtcgaggacgatgaagaggacttCGATGACAGCCGAAGTGATCAGATCGGAGTCTCCCATCACCACGGAGTCGTCTCGAAGCAGTCTCAGTCTCTTCTCCACCGATCATCTGGAGCAAGAATCAGCGCTTTCGGCAATCTCCGATGA
- a CDS encoding uncharacterized protein (BUSCO:EOG092D4C1H), with protein sequence MPAIRHSSKRKPPPEGFSDIEDDLLIFANKMKDAQNKPPPPGPKHMAQWEIFQIAHQRSRYVYDLYYEKEAISKQLYEWLLKNGYADAMLIAKWKKQGYEKLCCLRCVQTKETNFNSTCICRVPRAQLKEDSDMQCVSCGCRGCASSD encoded by the exons ATGCCGGCCATCAGACACTCCTCAAAACGAAAGCCGCCGCCTGAGGGCTTCAGCGACATCGAAGATGATCTCTTGATCTTTGCGAACAAGATGAAGGATGCGCAGAACAAGCCTCCACCTCCCGGCCCAAAACACATGGCGCAGTGGGAAATCTTTCAGATTGCGCATCAGAGAAGCCGCTACGTATACGATCTGTACTATGAGAAGGAGGCCATCAGCAAGCAACTTTACGAATGGTTACTTAAAAACGGGTACGCTGATGCGATGCTCATCGCCAAGTGGAAGAAACAAGGTTACGAGAAG CTCTGCTGTTTGCGCTGCGTTCAAACCAAGGAAACCAACTTCAACAGCACTTGCATCTGCCGAGTACCAAGGGCTCAGCTGAAAGAAGATAGCGACATGCAGTGTGTCAGCTGTGGCTGCAGAGGATGTGCATCTAGCGACTAA